The region CGGTACCGAGATCCGGATCGCCGCGGACGGCGAGATTCTCATCCGCGGGCCGCAGATCATGGCGGGCTACTACAACAAGCCCGAGGCGACGGCCGAAGCCATCGACGACGACGGCTGGTTCCACACCGGCGATGTGGGCGAGATCGACGAGGACGGGTACCTCCGGATCACCGACCGCAAGAAGGATCTCATCATCACCGCCTACGGAAAGAACATCGCGCCGCAGCCCATCGAGGCCGAGATCAAGCGGCACCCGATGGTGGCGGAAGCCGTGATGCTCGGCGACGGCAGAAAGTTCCCGATCGTCATCGTCGTGCCCGAATTCGAGGCTGTTCGTCCGGAACTGCACGGGGTCGAGGAAGCGGCGGACGCCGACCTCGTCGCGGACGCCCGGATGCGCGGCATGATCGAACAGGCCGTGCGGGAATGCTGCCGGGACTTCGCGCACTACGAGCAGCCGCGCGACGTGCTCCTCGTCCCCGGGCCGTTCACCGTCGAGAGCGGAGAGCTGACGCCGACGCTGAAGGTCAAGCGTCGCGTCATCGAGACCCGCTTCGCCGCCGCGATCGAAGCCCTCTACGAGCGGGCCGAGGACGCCATGAGCGGGCGGGAAAAAGAGCGGGACCGCCCGTGAGCGACATCGTGGCCGGGCTCGTCACGGGGCCCGACCGCGAACAACTCGTGCGGCTGGGACGGACCCTCGTCGAAGAGCGGCTCATCGCCTGCCTGAACGTCCTGGACCGCGTGACCTCCGTCTATCGATGGGAGGGCGAGGTGTGCGAGGAAGCGGAAGCCCTCGGCATCCTCAAGACGACGGCCGCCCGCGGCGACGCCGTGGAGCGGCGCATCCGCGAACTCCACCCCTATGATGTTCCCGAGGTCCTCTTCATCCCCGTGGCCGCCGGCTCCGCGCCCTACGTGGACTGGGTCGCCGCACAGGTGAGCGACTAACCGCACAGGTGAGCGACTAACGTAGTGTCGCACGTTGCACCCGCGCCGCCGCGGCTCAGCCGACGGCGTCGTTCTCCGAGCGGTACCAGAACCAGAAGATGACCCCCGCCGCCGTCCACAGGATCGTGCCTCCCCCGATCCGCATGATCAGCCCCGCGAGCCGCTGGTCTTCTCCGGCGGAGAGCGTGCCCACCGGCGGCGCGAGTTCGTACGTCGCGTAGAAGGGGAGTTCCGCGAACGTCAGGAAGACGTACGGCAGCGTCATCAACACGGTGCTCGCGATCAGATAGCCGATCCGTACGCCGAGCGGAAACCGCGGCCGGTGCGGGACCGGACTCACGACGGGCCACCAGAAGATGAGTCCGCCGCCCAGCCAGGCCATGTCGAGGACGAGCGAGCCCGCCTGCGAGGCCATGAGACCGTCGACGACCTCCGGCCAGTGCGTCGTGATGACGATCGCGTTGAAGAAGAGCAGCGCGATGAGCGGTCGCGCGAGGAATCCGAGGAGGGAGATGATCGCGCCGCCGCGCACCCGCTCCAGCGCTGCCCGCGGGAGGCCCGCGATGAGGAGCGGCGGGGCGAGCAGCGCGATGAGGAGGAACTGCACCATGTGCACCGACGCCAGGTATCCCGAACCCAGCGCGCCCACCGGCCAGTCCAGCGCGATCCAGAGGATGAGCGCGCCGCCGGCGAAGCGGACGACCTCGACTCGCGAAGGCGCGGCGCCCCGCGTGAAGGCGCGATAGGCGAGGCACAGGCACGCGATGAAGAGCCAGACGCCCGGGTAGGGCCGCCACGACCAGTCCCACGGGATCCCCTGGGCGGCACACCACCATTGCATCGCGTGACCTCAGCCGCCGCTCGTACCGGCTTCGCCCCCGGGCTTCGAAACCGAACGGTTGAGACGCAGGAGGAGCGGAAGGTCGTGCCGCCAGTCGGTCTGGCGCACGCCGCTCGGGTACAGCGCCCGCGCCACGCCGTCGCCCGTGACGGCGACGACCGGCGTCGCGTGTCCCACGAGATACGGCTCTTCGGCACCCGGCGGGGTGGTTGTCCCTTCGATCCGCGCGGGCGGAAGGCGGAACCCGGCCTGGATCTCGTTCACCGTCTCCATCTCCCCGCTGAGGCCGACGAAGGAGGCGTCGAAGAGGTCCAGCCAGCTCCGCAGCCGGTCCGGCGTGTCGCGCGCCGGGTCCGTCGTCACGAAGACGACTTCGATCTCGCGGCGGTCCGTGTACGGAAGATCGTCGAGAGCGGCCCCGAGTACCGCCATCTGCACGGGACAGATGTCCGGGCAGTTCGTATACCCGAAGAAGAGCAGCGTGAGCGACCCCGCGGTCTCCCGCCGGAAGTCGAAACGGCGCCCCCGCGAATCCGTCAGGGCGAACTCTGGCGCCTCGAACGGCTGTTCGATCGCCAGCCCGCGCAGCTCCCCCGTGCCCTCCGTGCGGTCGATCGCCGTCTCGGGGGAGGCGCAGGCGGACCCCGCGAGACTGGCGCCGCATGCGACCGCGGCGGCGGCCACGACGCGCCCCGGCCTCATCCGAACAGTCCCCGGATGAACTCGAGTACCGGGAGGGAATCGAGGATCACGAGCCCGGTGCCGATGCCGGCGCCGAGCAGGTATCCGAGACGCACAATGAGGTCGAATTCGCGCTGGCTGATGTCGCGAACAAGGTGTTCGATCCGCTCGATGGAGAAGTTCTCGATTTTCGTCGAGATACGGTCGGCGATCCGGATTCGTTCCGCCACCTCCGGCACGCGGTTGACGATCCAGTCCCACGCGGGCGCGGCGAGCGTATCCGCGAGCCGCACCGCGGCGTCCTCGCGCAGGAAGCGCCCGAGCCGCCCGATCGGCGTGTGCAGGAGCCGATCCGCCATCGGCTCGGCGATCGAGTCGAAGAGGACGCGTCCCGCGTCGGACCGGAATCCCGCGGCAAGCGACGCCGCCACGCGGTCGGCGGGGAGGGCGCGCAGCAGGTCCGCCCAGCTCCTCTCTCCGAAGCGTTCGAGCAATCCCTCGAGCCGGTCGAGCAGGAAGGCGCGCGAGCCCGGATCCCGCGCCGCCTTCACGAGCCACTCGGCCAACGCATCGAGCGCGCTCTCGACCTGGGGATCGCCCGCGCCGCCGATGACCTCCGAGGGAGGGTGCCGGAGGAACTCGACGACGCCGTCGTTCACGTGCCGCGCGATCGCTGTCTGGACCTCCGGCTCGCGCAGTACGCCGCCGAGGCGGTCGGCTCCCTCCTCCCGCAGGGCATCGAGCGCGTGCGTCACGGTTTCCTCCGTGACGATGAGGCGGGCCACGACGCGCTGGTGGAAGCGGAGATCCTGCATGAAGCGGTCGAACAACTCGCCCAGCACATGCTCGATCCGCTGTCGCGCGTCCGGGTCGTCGAGCAGTCGGCCCAGGCGCTCGATCGCGACCGGAAGGTAGTCCTTGATCGCATGCTCCAGCGCGGCCACGAGCCCCGCCGGAATCAGCTGCTCGAACGTCCGGTGCGGCTGGAGCAGTTGCTGCGCGGCCTCGTCCAGGTGACGGCGTACCGTGGCCTCGAAGGCCGACGAATCGACGAGCCGCCCGAGCCAGCCGTCCATCGTGTCGCGGACGGCCGCGATCCGTCCCGGC is a window of Candidatus Palauibacter australiensis DNA encoding:
- a CDS encoding divalent-cation tolerance protein CutA, which gives rise to MSDIVAGLVTGPDREQLVRLGRTLVEERLIACLNVLDRVTSVYRWEGEVCEEAEALGILKTTAARGDAVERRIRELHPYDVPEVLFIPVAAGSAPYVDWVAAQVSD
- a CDS encoding cytochrome c oxidase assembly protein, producing the protein MQWWCAAQGIPWDWSWRPYPGVWLFIACLCLAYRAFTRGAAPSRVEVVRFAGGALILWIALDWPVGALGSGYLASVHMVQFLLIALLAPPLLIAGLPRAALERVRGGAIISLLGFLARPLIALLFFNAIVITTHWPEVVDGLMASQAGSLVLDMAWLGGGLIFWWPVVSPVPHRPRFPLGVRIGYLIASTVLMTLPYVFLTFAELPFYATYELAPPVGTLSAGEDQRLAGLIMRIGGGTILWTAAGVIFWFWYRSENDAVG
- a CDS encoding SCO family protein, which gives rise to MRPGRVVAAAAVACGASLAGSACASPETAIDRTEGTGELRGLAIEQPFEAPEFALTDSRGRRFDFRRETAGSLTLLFFGYTNCPDICPVQMAVLGAALDDLPYTDRREIEVVFVTTDPARDTPDRLRSWLDLFDASFVGLSGEMETVNEIQAGFRLPPARIEGTTTPPGAEEPYLVGHATPVVAVTGDGVARALYPSGVRQTDWRHDLPLLLRLNRSVSKPGGEAGTSGG
- a CDS encoding DUF445 family protein gives rise to the protein MEFDWLRALVTVAFGALAGGITNRIAVWMIFHPYRPPKILGRPVRWLQGAVPKNQKRLADSVGSVVGGALLTPEDITSELRQLESAFRERLRELAVELSEEEQPALADLLPEEALVEVRELLTRILGQGREFLAGTLDSPDFRAESGRLLESIRESLSDESLAQTLEPGRIAAVRDTMDGWLGRLVDSSAFEATVRRHLDEAAQQLLQPHRTFEQLIPAGLVAALEHAIKDYLPVAIERLGRLLDDPDARQRIEHVLGELFDRFMQDLRFHQRVVARLIVTEETVTHALDALREEGADRLGGVLREPEVQTAIARHVNDGVVEFLRHPPSEVIGGAGDPQVESALDALAEWLVKAARDPGSRAFLLDRLEGLLERFGERSWADLLRALPADRVAASLAAGFRSDAGRVLFDSIAEPMADRLLHTPIGRLGRFLREDAAVRLADTLAAPAWDWIVNRVPEVAERIRIADRISTKIENFSIERIEHLVRDISQREFDLIVRLGYLLGAGIGTGLVILDSLPVLEFIRGLFG